From one Micromonospora siamensis genomic stretch:
- a CDS encoding phosphoadenylyl-sulfate reductase has product MSLASAANLGLVGVGGPRTDDPARRDPEELRALAERAGRELEGAPALEIARWAAETFGDRFCVTSSMADGVLAHLVSRVAPGVDVVFLDTGLHFPETLRVRDEVARRLPVNVRSIRPRRTVGQQDGEYGPRLFERSPDDCCQLRKVEPLERALGGYDAWAAGLRRDESPTRANTPVVTFDARRGKVKVNPIAAWRQSDVDAYVSRYDIPVNELFSRGYGSIGCWPCTRRTKAGEDARAGRWAMFEKTECGLHL; this is encoded by the coding sequence ATGAGCCTCGCCTCCGCCGCGAACCTGGGCCTGGTCGGCGTCGGCGGCCCGCGCACCGACGACCCGGCCCGCCGGGACCCGGAGGAACTGCGGGCGCTGGCCGAGCGGGCCGGCCGGGAGCTGGAGGGCGCGCCCGCCCTGGAGATCGCCCGCTGGGCGGCGGAGACCTTCGGCGACCGGTTCTGCGTGACCAGCTCGATGGCCGACGGGGTCCTGGCCCACCTGGTCTCCCGGGTCGCCCCCGGCGTCGACGTGGTCTTCCTCGACACCGGCCTGCACTTCCCGGAGACGCTGCGGGTGCGCGACGAGGTGGCCCGGCGGCTGCCGGTGAACGTCCGGTCGATCCGGCCGCGCCGCACGGTGGGGCAGCAGGACGGCGAGTACGGCCCGCGGCTGTTCGAGCGGTCCCCCGACGACTGCTGCCAGCTGCGCAAGGTCGAGCCGCTGGAGCGGGCCCTCGGCGGGTACGACGCCTGGGCGGCCGGGCTGCGCCGGGACGAGTCGCCGACCCGGGCGAACACGCCGGTGGTGACCTTCGACGCCCGGCGCGGCAAGGTCAAGGTGAACCCGATCGCCGCCTGGCGCCAGTCCGATGTCGACGCGTACGTCTCCCGGTACGACATCCCGGTGAACGAGCTGTTCAGCCGCGGCTACGGCTCGATCGGCTGCTGGCCCTGCACCCGCCGTACGAAGGCGGGGGAGGACGCCCGGGCCGGCCGCTGGGCGATGTTCGAGAAGACCGAGTGCGGCCTGCACCTCTGA
- a CDS encoding IS1 family transposase: MSETRSAPLYCPYCGEEDLRPNEAGHGAWECHACARVFTVRFGGLLSRAVAR, from the coding sequence ATGAGTGAAACCCGTTCCGCACCGCTGTACTGCCCGTACTGCGGCGAGGAGGACCTGCGGCCGAACGAGGCCGGGCACGGCGCGTGGGAGTGCCACGCCTGCGCACGGGTCTTCACCGTCAGGTTCGGCGGCCTGCTCTCCCGGGCGGTGGCCCGATGA
- a CDS encoding nitrite/sulfite reductase, with protein sequence MAVSSTPARAQDPTAPAARAPRRQRGEGQWALGHREPLNANERIKKDDDPLNVRARIENIYAHGGFASIDPQDLRGRFRWWGLYTQRKAGIDGGRTAVLEPHELEDEFFMLRVRVDGGQLSLAQLRVIADISREFARDTADITDRQNIQYHWIRVEDMPEIWRRLESVGLQTTEACGDCPRIVLGSPVAGVAPDELVDPTPAIDEIVRRYVGDKAYSNLPRKFKTTISWLVDTPYEANDIAFLGVDHPEHGPGFDLWVGGGLSTNPMLAKRLGVWVPLAEVPDVWAGVVGIFRDYGYRRLRNRARLKFLVSDWGVEKFREVLEKEYLGRTLLDGPAPELPAKPIDHIGVHRQRDGRNYVGAAPVVGRVSGSQLARLADAVEAHGSDRVRLTPYQKLLVLDVPPERTESLVEALRGIGLEARPSAWRRGTMACTGIEFCKLAIVETKARGEELVARLEERLRDFDADISIHLNGCPNACARTQVADIGLKGQLVVGPDGSQVEGFQVHLGGGLGMAQGQTAGFGRKLRGLKTTADELPEYVERLARRYLAGRSEGETFANWVIRVDEEELR encoded by the coding sequence ATGGCGGTCAGCAGCACCCCGGCCCGCGCCCAGGACCCGACGGCTCCCGCCGCGCGGGCGCCCCGCCGCCAGCGCGGGGAGGGACAGTGGGCGTTGGGGCACCGGGAGCCGCTCAACGCCAACGAGCGGATCAAGAAGGACGACGACCCGCTGAACGTACGGGCCCGGATCGAGAACATCTACGCGCACGGCGGTTTCGCCTCCATCGATCCGCAGGACCTGCGCGGCCGGTTCCGCTGGTGGGGGCTCTACACGCAGCGCAAGGCGGGGATCGACGGTGGCCGCACCGCGGTGCTGGAGCCGCACGAGCTGGAGGACGAGTTCTTCATGCTCCGGGTGCGGGTCGACGGCGGTCAGCTGTCCCTGGCCCAGCTCCGGGTGATCGCCGACATCTCCCGCGAGTTCGCCCGGGACACCGCCGACATCACCGACCGGCAGAACATCCAGTACCACTGGATCCGGGTCGAGGACATGCCGGAGATCTGGCGCCGGCTGGAGTCGGTGGGCCTGCAGACCACCGAGGCGTGCGGCGACTGCCCGCGCATCGTGCTGGGCAGCCCGGTCGCCGGGGTGGCCCCGGACGAGCTGGTGGACCCCACCCCGGCGATCGACGAGATCGTCCGTCGGTACGTCGGCGACAAGGCGTACTCGAACCTGCCCCGCAAGTTCAAGACCACCATCTCCTGGCTGGTCGACACCCCGTACGAGGCGAACGACATCGCCTTCCTCGGGGTGGACCACCCGGAGCACGGCCCCGGCTTCGACCTCTGGGTCGGCGGCGGCCTCTCCACCAACCCGATGCTGGCCAAGCGGCTCGGCGTCTGGGTGCCGCTGGCCGAGGTGCCCGACGTGTGGGCCGGGGTGGTCGGCATCTTCCGCGACTACGGCTACCGCCGGCTGCGCAACCGGGCCCGGCTGAAGTTCCTGGTCTCCGACTGGGGGGTGGAGAAGTTCCGCGAGGTGCTGGAGAAGGAGTACCTCGGCCGCACCCTGCTCGACGGGCCGGCGCCGGAGCTGCCGGCGAAGCCGATCGACCACATCGGCGTGCACCGGCAGCGCGACGGCCGTAACTACGTCGGCGCCGCTCCCGTGGTCGGGCGGGTCTCCGGCAGCCAGCTCGCCCGGCTCGCGGACGCCGTCGAGGCGCACGGCAGCGACCGGGTACGGCTCACCCCGTACCAGAAGCTGCTGGTGCTCGACGTGCCGCCGGAGCGGACGGAGTCCCTGGTCGAGGCGCTGCGCGGGATCGGCCTGGAGGCCCGGCCGTCGGCCTGGCGGCGCGGCACCATGGCCTGCACCGGCATCGAGTTCTGCAAGCTGGCCATCGTCGAGACCAAGGCGCGCGGCGAGGAGCTGGTGGCCCGGCTGGAGGAGCGGCTGCGGGACTTCGACGCCGACATCTCCATCCACCTGAACGGCTGCCCGAACGCCTGCGCCCGCACCCAGGTCGCCGACATCGGCCTCAAGGGCCAGCTGGTGGTGGGCCCGGACGGCAGCCAGGTGGAGGGCTTCCAGGTGCACCTCGGTGGCGGCCTCGGCATGGCGCAGGGGCAGACCGCCGGGTTCGGCCGCAAGCTGCGCGGCCTGAAGACCACCGCCGACGAGCTTCCCGAGTACGTGGAACGACTGGCCCGCCGCTACCTGGCCGGCCGGAGCGAGGGCGAGACGTTCGCCAACTGGGTGATCCGGGTCGACGAGGAGGAACTCCGATGA
- a CDS encoding glycosyltransferase family 39 protein has translation MHGPGNRVRAVGRAVPVWGWPAGITLLTNLIGIGQAQPWRDELATWSAATRPVGDLVRMAGTIDAVTAPYYLLMHGWLAGAGNSPTALRLPSALAVAGAAGLTAALGDRLFGPRAGLLAGLLFAALPGTSRYGQEARPYALAALLAVLATLQLVAALYRPAPSRWAAYAATVAALGLTHLLALGLLAGHGVAVLVARRQPTTATWRREAVRWLLTLLPAAALVTPLALLARTQHSRQLDWVDRARLADLAALPGGLTQSGVVGGLLVGLAALGAARGGRRAVLPAACLLAPVLLLFVAGRYVPLWVPRYLALTVPFACLLAGAALAGVRLPAGLAVVALAGLLGLPDQAGIRRTHDWPRTAQVDYRGAARIIENGQQASDGVVWSPRDGPLLLDVGTAYHLGSRRPRDVLVVRDQRQRADLWADECDQPAGCLAGVERVWLVVAGRHDDPPAAVPGAKGAALRDGYAVRQVWHRPGLTIALLSR, from the coding sequence GTGCACGGACCCGGTAACCGGGTACGGGCCGTGGGGCGAGCCGTGCCGGTGTGGGGGTGGCCCGCCGGCATCACGCTGCTGACCAACCTGATCGGAATCGGGCAGGCGCAGCCGTGGCGGGACGAGTTGGCCACCTGGAGCGCGGCCACCCGACCGGTCGGGGACCTGGTCCGGATGGCCGGCACGATCGACGCGGTCACCGCCCCGTACTACCTGCTCATGCACGGTTGGCTGGCGGGCGCCGGGAACTCGCCGACGGCACTACGGCTGCCGTCGGCACTCGCCGTTGCCGGTGCCGCCGGGCTGACCGCCGCGCTCGGGGACCGGCTGTTCGGCCCCCGAGCCGGGCTGCTGGCCGGCCTGCTGTTCGCGGCGCTCCCGGGCACCTCCCGGTACGGCCAGGAGGCCCGGCCGTACGCCCTGGCCGCGCTCCTCGCCGTGCTCGCCACGCTGCAGCTGGTCGCGGCGCTGTACCGGCCGGCACCGAGCCGATGGGCCGCGTACGCCGCTACGGTCGCCGCGCTGGGACTGACCCACCTGCTCGCTCTCGGCCTGCTCGCCGGCCACGGCGTCGCGGTGCTCGTCGCCCGACGCCAGCCGACGACTGCCACCTGGCGACGAGAGGCGGTGCGCTGGCTGCTCACCCTGCTGCCCGCCGCGGCCCTGGTCACCCCGCTGGCGCTGCTGGCCCGTACGCAGCACTCGCGGCAGTTGGACTGGGTCGACCGGGCCCGGCTCGCCGACCTGGCCGCGCTGCCCGGTGGGCTGACCCAGAGCGGTGTGGTCGGTGGGCTGCTGGTCGGGTTGGCCGCGCTCGGCGCCGCCCGGGGCGGCCGGCGGGCGGTGCTGCCGGCGGCCTGCCTGCTGGCGCCGGTGCTGCTGCTCTTCGTCGCGGGGCGGTACGTGCCGCTCTGGGTGCCCCGTTACCTCGCTCTCACGGTGCCGTTCGCCTGCCTGCTGGCCGGGGCGGCGCTGGCCGGCGTACGCCTGCCGGCCGGGCTGGCGGTGGTGGCCCTGGCCGGGCTGCTCGGCCTGCCCGACCAGGCCGGGATCCGGCGCACCCACGACTGGCCGCGTACCGCCCAGGTGGACTACCGGGGGGCAGCCCGGATCATCGAGAACGGTCAGCAGGCCAGTGATGGTGTGGTCTGGTCGCCCCGGGACGGGCCGTTGCTGCTGGACGTCGGCACGGCGTACCACCTGGGGTCGCGGCGGCCCCGCGACGTGCTGGTGGTCCGCGACCAGCGGCAGCGCGCGGACCTCTGGGCCGACGAGTGCGACCAGCCGGCCGGGTGCCTGGCCGGCGTGGAGCGGGTGTGGCTGGTGGTCGCCGGGCGGCACGACGACCCGCCGGCCGCCGTTCCGGGGGCGAAGGGCGCGGCGCTGCGCGACGGCTACGCCGTGCGCCAGGTGTGGCACCGGCCCGGCCTGACGATCGCCCTGCTCAGCCGCTGA
- a CDS encoding PAS domain-containing sensor histidine kinase, with translation MSTLRDLAEEHTQLRPSDVDHLHRLAGDWQLLSDLSFADLLLWVPVDGEGTYLCVAQVRPTTAPTAYLDDQVGRIVGGPEVAHLEVAHRQGRIWREGDPVWYGDVPARHEAIPVRLRTAEGEAGEVIAVVGRDTNLSTARTPSQLELNYLTTADDLAQMIADGTFPPPRHPGETTSAPRVGDGLVRLDAGGKVTYASPNAQSAYRRLGYASHLVGEDLAKLHRRLASDPLEGTDAANGVLAALRGEAPPRREIDARGATMLTRSLPLMPAGVPIGALVLVRDITEVRRRDRALITKDATIREIHHRVKNNLQTVAALLRLQARRVSMPEARVALEESVRRVASIALVHETLSMSSDEAVEFDGIVDRVASAATEVAATEVSVGMRRKGTFGVLPAEIATSLVMVLNELLLNAVEHGFPAPGEEGPAPVDPAGRPEVVVTAHRFRKQLHVSVADNGRGLPAEFDAERGGRLGLQIVRALVTGELRGTIELRNGAEGGTEAVLVVPLSRGTADRLAG, from the coding sequence GTGTCCACGCTGCGCGACCTCGCCGAGGAGCACACCCAGCTCCGGCCCTCCGACGTCGACCACCTGCACCGGCTCGCGGGGGACTGGCAGCTGCTGTCCGACCTCTCCTTCGCCGACCTGCTGCTCTGGGTGCCGGTCGACGGCGAGGGCACCTATCTCTGCGTCGCCCAGGTGCGGCCCACCACCGCGCCGACCGCGTACCTCGACGACCAGGTCGGCCGGATCGTCGGCGGCCCCGAGGTGGCGCACCTGGAGGTCGCCCACCGGCAGGGCCGGATCTGGCGGGAGGGCGACCCGGTCTGGTACGGCGACGTGCCGGCCCGGCACGAGGCGATCCCGGTGCGGCTGCGGACCGCCGAGGGGGAGGCCGGCGAGGTGATCGCGGTGGTCGGCCGGGACACCAACCTCTCCACCGCCCGTACGCCCAGCCAGCTGGAGCTGAACTACCTGACCACCGCCGACGACCTGGCGCAGATGATCGCCGACGGCACCTTCCCGCCGCCCCGGCACCCGGGGGAGACCACCTCGGCGCCCCGGGTCGGCGACGGGCTGGTTCGGCTGGACGCGGGCGGCAAGGTCACCTACGCCAGCCCGAACGCGCAGTCCGCGTACCGGCGGCTGGGATACGCCTCCCATCTGGTGGGGGAGGACCTGGCCAAGCTGCACCGGCGGCTGGCCAGCGACCCGCTGGAGGGCACCGACGCGGCCAACGGGGTGCTCGCCGCGCTGCGCGGCGAGGCGCCGCCCCGCCGGGAGATCGACGCCCGTGGCGCCACCATGCTGACCCGGTCGCTGCCGTTGATGCCGGCCGGCGTGCCGATTGGCGCGCTGGTGCTGGTCCGCGACATCACCGAGGTACGCCGCCGGGACCGGGCCCTGATCACCAAGGACGCCACCATCCGGGAGATCCACCACCGGGTGAAGAACAACCTGCAGACCGTGGCGGCGCTGCTCCGGCTCCAGGCCCGCCGGGTCTCCATGCCGGAGGCCCGGGTCGCCCTGGAGGAGTCGGTCCGCCGGGTCGCCTCGATCGCGCTGGTGCACGAGACCCTCTCCATGTCCAGCGACGAGGCGGTCGAGTTCGACGGCATCGTCGACCGGGTGGCCAGCGCCGCGACCGAGGTGGCGGCCACCGAGGTCTCCGTCGGCATGCGCCGGAAGGGGACCTTCGGGGTGCTGCCCGCCGAGATCGCCACCTCGCTGGTGATGGTCCTCAACGAGCTGCTGCTCAACGCGGTCGAGCACGGCTTCCCGGCCCCCGGCGAGGAGGGGCCGGCACCGGTCGATCCGGCCGGCCGGCCCGAGGTGGTGGTCACCGCGCACCGGTTCCGCAAGCAGCTGCACGTGTCGGTGGCCGACAACGGCCGGGGCCTGCCGGCCGAGTTCGACGCCGAGCGCGGCGGCCGGCTCGGGTTGCAGATCGTCCGGGCGCTGGTCACCGGCGAGCTGCGCGGCACCATCGAGCTGCGCAACGGGGCCGAGGGCGGCACCGAGGCGGTGCTGGTCGTCCCGCTCTCCCGCGGCACCGCCGACCGGCTCGCCGGCTGA
- a CDS encoding tetratricopeptide repeat protein has translation MSEGRDEPALTAAEELALARAALETGDLTHAADHVAGALLRAPTLPEAHETLARLAAAAGPDALDLFPLGRHAFVGTVVARAHLLAAAGRPADGLDLLAAATAHAPRSDWAGVPWVVAPELAARLDPDRIARLLMQVCAAVPDPVPRAGRSALRPYLTLAGNAVAAHPGHGLLLGAASALARRVGEVTLAVTWASRGVRAQPSKLGEVWLGYAYRSAGRIREALAALGRAVEHDPDDLAVYADIAGTLADNGRLDEALEWIDRALARDPTFDCAVHTAYRLRFQRDGDVAHLVALADFVRDHPDDSHEHGDLAECCRGRPWLGQVTPAGGTMVDVLRQSLAADGTLTAAVRLDGLEPPSAMRTAAAAVPGLRVEVAEVADPDPREPRRASTCQLWRYDGTTAAPALPAPSTAAADRLRQLAQPAWPHPPAAYDAAVGLATLELADLLGLLVHPPEAPATALGRVLGDQDPSLWVRCAQVWACLGLLHHRTDEPWTDSTRRRVLLELVWGVEDWTTEAALFALVTAAWVDPAVRPEVASVVAERLADVAAVSRDRPVPIATSLAHLALATPALDPATKALAGELIADAAGSTGPGALARLWLRLTALFRRR, from the coding sequence GTGTCCGAGGGAAGGGACGAACCCGCGCTCACCGCGGCGGAGGAACTGGCCCTGGCCCGGGCGGCCCTGGAGACCGGTGACCTGACGCACGCCGCGGACCACGTGGCCGGGGCGCTGCTGCGGGCGCCCACGCTGCCGGAGGCGCACGAGACGCTGGCCCGGTTGGCCGCCGCCGCCGGCCCGGACGCGCTCGACCTGTTCCCGCTCGGCCGGCACGCCTTCGTCGGGACCGTCGTGGCCCGGGCCCACCTGCTCGCCGCCGCCGGCCGGCCGGCCGACGGGCTGGACCTGCTCGCCGCGGCCACCGCGCACGCCCCCCGCTCGGACTGGGCCGGGGTGCCCTGGGTGGTCGCGCCGGAGCTGGCCGCCCGGCTCGACCCGGACCGGATCGCCCGGCTGCTGATGCAGGTCTGCGCGGCGGTTCCGGACCCGGTGCCCCGGGCCGGCCGGTCGGCGCTGCGGCCGTACCTCACCCTGGCCGGGAACGCGGTCGCCGCGCATCCCGGCCACGGCCTGCTGCTGGGCGCGGCGTCCGCGCTGGCCCGGCGGGTCGGCGAGGTCACCCTCGCCGTCACCTGGGCCTCCCGGGGCGTACGCGCACAGCCGTCGAAGCTCGGCGAGGTGTGGCTCGGGTACGCGTACCGCAGCGCCGGCCGGATCCGCGAGGCGCTCGCCGCGCTGGGCCGGGCGGTCGAGCACGACCCCGACGACCTGGCCGTGTACGCCGACATCGCGGGGACGCTGGCCGACAACGGCCGGCTCGACGAGGCGCTGGAGTGGATCGACCGGGCGCTGGCCCGGGACCCGACCTTCGACTGCGCCGTGCACACCGCGTACCGGCTGCGGTTCCAGCGCGACGGGGACGTGGCGCACCTGGTGGCGCTGGCCGACTTCGTCCGCGACCACCCCGACGACAGCCACGAGCACGGTGACCTGGCCGAGTGCTGCCGGGGCCGGCCCTGGCTCGGTCAGGTCACCCCGGCCGGCGGGACGATGGTCGACGTGCTGCGGCAGAGCCTGGCCGCCGACGGCACCCTCACCGCCGCCGTACGCCTCGACGGGCTGGAGCCGCCGAGCGCGATGCGTACCGCGGCGGCGGCGGTGCCCGGGCTGCGGGTCGAGGTCGCCGAGGTGGCGGACCCGGACCCGCGGGAACCCCGCCGGGCCAGCACCTGCCAGCTCTGGCGGTACGACGGCACCACCGCGGCGCCCGCGCTGCCCGCCCCGTCGACGGCGGCCGCCGACCGGCTGCGCCAGCTCGCCCAGCCCGCCTGGCCGCACCCGCCGGCCGCGTACGACGCCGCGGTCGGCCTGGCCACCCTGGAGCTGGCCGACCTGCTGGGCCTGCTGGTGCACCCGCCCGAGGCGCCGGCCACCGCGCTGGGTCGGGTGCTGGGCGACCAGGACCCGTCGCTCTGGGTGCGCTGCGCCCAGGTGTGGGCCTGCCTCGGCCTGCTGCACCACCGCACCGACGAGCCGTGGACGGACTCCACCCGGCGCCGGGTGCTGCTGGAACTGGTCTGGGGGGTGGAGGACTGGACCACCGAGGCGGCACTGTTCGCCCTGGTCACCGCCGCCTGGGTGGACCCGGCGGTACGCCCCGAGGTGGCCTCGGTGGTGGCCGAACGGCTCGCTGACGTGGCGGCGGTGTCCCGGGACCGGCCGGTCCCCATCGCCACCTCCCTGGCCCACCTGGCGCTGGCCACTCCGGCGCTGGACCCGGCGACGAAGGCGCTGGCCGGTGAGCTGATCGCCGACGCGGCCGGTTCGACCGGCCCGGGTGCGCTGGCCCGGCTCTGGCTGCGCCTGACCGCCCTCTTCCGCCGCCGCTGA
- a CDS encoding MDR family MFS transporter, with the protein MTQSAQPAARPNVRVVLFGLMIAMMLAMLDNMIVSTALPRIAFEFGGANHFTWIVTAYVLGTTVSTPIWGKLGDLYGRKSVFLTSVVVFLVGSALCGMSGSAMLGGVDNGLIELIVFRAVQGLGAGGLMVGVMAIIGDLVPPRERGRYQGMFAGIMAIAMVAGPLVGGFITDNLSWRWAFYVNLPLGGVALLVLATTMHLPKYRTEHKIDWLGAALLSVGITAIVLVTTWGGTEYDWISPQILGLAALAVVALVVFGLVERRVPEPILPLGLFANRNFALISVIGFLLGFAMFGAMNFLPLYQQTVQGASATNSGLLLLPLMFGMLVVSLVVGRAITTTGRYRIFPIVGGVVMTVGMFLLSRLDVDTSKTMSSLYMVVLGAGMGFLMQTSMLIAQNSVEQKDLGAASGGATFFRSIGGSFGISLFGAIFANRLADSPAGTAFSGGGGEGGRMDLEKLKALPAQTRELVLGGLSDAISHVFLWAVLFTVLVPLLAWFIKEVPLRSSNDTPAPDASGEEQAEVALGKAGV; encoded by the coding sequence ATGACTCAGTCAGCTCAGCCGGCGGCGAGACCCAACGTGCGGGTCGTGCTGTTCGGTCTGATGATCGCGATGATGCTCGCGATGCTCGACAACATGATCGTCAGCACGGCGCTGCCGAGGATCGCCTTCGAGTTCGGCGGGGCGAACCACTTCACCTGGATCGTCACCGCGTACGTCCTCGGCACCACCGTCTCCACCCCGATCTGGGGCAAGCTCGGTGACCTGTACGGCCGCAAGAGCGTCTTCCTCACCTCGGTCGTCGTCTTCCTGGTCGGCTCCGCGCTCTGCGGCATGTCCGGCTCGGCGATGCTCGGCGGCGTCGACAACGGCCTGATCGAGCTGATCGTGTTCCGGGCCGTCCAGGGTCTCGGCGCCGGCGGCCTGATGGTCGGCGTGATGGCGATCATCGGTGACCTCGTGCCGCCCCGGGAGCGGGGCCGCTACCAGGGCATGTTCGCCGGCATCATGGCCATCGCCATGGTCGCCGGCCCGCTGGTCGGTGGCTTCATCACCGACAACCTGTCGTGGCGGTGGGCGTTCTACGTCAACCTGCCGCTCGGCGGCGTCGCCCTGCTGGTGCTCGCGACCACCATGCACCTGCCGAAGTACCGCACCGAGCACAAGATCGACTGGCTGGGCGCCGCGCTGCTGTCGGTCGGCATCACCGCGATCGTGCTGGTCACCACCTGGGGCGGCACCGAGTACGACTGGATCTCGCCGCAGATCCTCGGCCTCGCGGCCCTCGCCGTGGTCGCCCTGGTCGTCTTCGGCCTCGTCGAGCGCCGGGTGCCAGAGCCGATCCTGCCGCTCGGCCTCTTCGCCAACCGGAACTTCGCCCTGATCTCGGTGATCGGCTTCCTGCTCGGTTTCGCGATGTTCGGCGCGATGAACTTCCTGCCGCTCTACCAGCAGACCGTGCAGGGCGCCTCGGCCACCAACAGCGGCCTGCTGCTGCTGCCGCTGATGTTCGGCATGCTCGTCGTGTCGCTGGTCGTCGGCCGGGCGATCACCACCACCGGCCGCTACCGGATCTTCCCGATCGTCGGCGGCGTCGTGATGACTGTCGGCATGTTCCTGCTCAGCCGGCTCGACGTGGACACCAGCAAGACGATGTCCTCGCTCTACATGGTGGTGCTCGGCGCCGGCATGGGCTTCCTGATGCAGACCTCGATGCTGATCGCGCAGAACAGCGTCGAACAGAAGGACCTCGGCGCGGCCAGCGGCGGGGCCACCTTCTTCCGCTCCATCGGCGGCTCGTTCGGCATCTCGCTGTTCGGCGCCATCTTCGCCAACCGGCTGGCCGACTCCCCGGCCGGCACCGCGTTCAGCGGGGGCGGCGGCGAGGGCGGCCGGATGGACCTGGAGAAGCTGAAGGCCCTGCCGGCGCAGACCCGGGAACTGGTCCTCGGCGGCCTCTCCGACGCCATCTCGCACGTGTTCCTCTGGGCGGTGCTCTTCACCGTCCTGGTGCCGCTGCTCGCCTGGTTCATCAAGGAGGTGCCGCTGCGGTCCAGCAACGACACCCCCGCGCCGGACGCCAGCGGCGAGGAGCAGGCCGAGGTCGCTCTCGGCAAGGCCGGCGTCTGA
- a CDS encoding TetR/AcrR family transcriptional regulator — translation MWVSQSTGGTRERIQAVALELFTEQGYEKTSLREIAERLNVTKAALYYHFKSKDEIVSSFVEDRLRRMDELIEWARSQPATLDTRRILISRYADAMFAGDQPSVMRFFEQNQTVLKSLSAGLQMRDRMMRLANELCRGDESPAAQLRAALTLFAVHSSWFAVRAPDITNDERRRIALEVADELLARIASEPAGGPAARTVEQPGAGDQPRSDAA, via the coding sequence GTGTGGGTGAGCCAGAGCACAGGCGGCACGCGGGAACGTATCCAGGCCGTCGCGCTGGAACTCTTCACCGAGCAGGGGTACGAGAAGACCTCGCTGCGGGAGATCGCGGAGCGCCTGAACGTCACCAAGGCGGCCCTCTACTACCACTTCAAGAGCAAGGACGAGATCGTCAGCAGCTTCGTCGAGGACCGGCTGCGCCGGATGGACGAGCTGATCGAGTGGGCGCGGTCCCAGCCGGCCACCCTGGACACCCGTCGGATCCTCATCAGCCGGTACGCGGACGCCATGTTCGCCGGCGACCAGCCCTCGGTGATGCGCTTCTTCGAGCAGAACCAGACCGTGCTCAAGAGCCTCAGCGCCGGGTTGCAGATGCGCGACCGGATGATGCGCCTGGCCAACGAGCTGTGCCGGGGCGACGAGTCACCGGCCGCCCAGCTCCGGGCCGCGCTGACCTTGTTCGCCGTGCACAGCAGCTGGTTCGCCGTCCGCGCCCCGGACATCACCAACGACGAACGCCGGCGGATCGCCCTGGAGGTCGCCGACGAGCTGCTCGCGAGGATCGCCTCCGAGCCGGCCGGCGGGCCGGCCGCGCGGACCGTCGAGCAGCCCGGGGCCGGCGATCAGCCGAGGTCGGACGCCGCCTGA
- a CDS encoding GNAT family N-acetyltransferase — protein MTGLTVRPAVPEDFPAVARLTVAAYEADGQLKDENSYAVVLADVATRAASGEVLVAADETTGQVLGSVTFVLPGTPYAELSGPGEAEFRMLAVDPAAQGRGAGAALARACLARAAELGCRAVVICVRDGHAVAAHRLYDRLGFVRTPEKDWSPAAGIELLGLRRELAGPAQAASDLG, from the coding sequence TTGACCGGCCTCACGGTCCGCCCGGCGGTCCCGGAGGACTTCCCGGCGGTGGCCCGGCTGACGGTCGCCGCCTACGAGGCCGACGGTCAGCTCAAGGACGAGAACAGCTACGCCGTGGTGCTCGCCGACGTGGCCACCCGAGCGGCCAGCGGCGAGGTGCTGGTGGCGGCGGACGAGACCACCGGCCAGGTGCTCGGCTCGGTCACCTTCGTGCTGCCCGGCACCCCGTACGCCGAGCTCTCCGGGCCCGGCGAGGCCGAGTTCCGGATGCTGGCGGTCGACCCGGCCGCGCAGGGTCGGGGGGCCGGCGCGGCGCTCGCGCGGGCGTGTCTGGCCCGCGCGGCGGAGCTGGGTTGCCGGGCGGTGGTGATCTGCGTACGCGACGGCCACGCGGTCGCGGCGCACCGCCTCTACGACCGGCTGGGCTTCGTGCGTACGCCGGAGAAGGACTGGTCGCCGGCGGCCGGTATCGAGCTGCTGGGGTTGCGCCGCGAGCTGGCCGGTCCGGCTCAGGCGGCGTCCGACCTCGGCTGA
- a CDS encoding biotin/lipoyl-binding carrier protein — MAEEIRAEMVANVWKVVASAGDTVSEGDTLVILESMKMEIPVVAESDGVVKQLAVNEGDVVQDGDLIAVID; from the coding sequence ATGGCCGAGGAGATCCGCGCCGAGATGGTGGCGAACGTCTGGAAGGTCGTCGCGTCGGCCGGGGACACCGTGTCCGAGGGGGACACGCTGGTGATCCTGGAGTCGATGAAGATGGAGATCCCGGTCGTCGCCGAGTCGGACGGCGTGGTCAAGCAGCTCGCCGTGAACGAGGGCGACGTGGTCCAGGACGGTGACCTGATCGCGGTGATCGATTGA
- a CDS encoding 50S ribosomal protein bL37, translated as MAKKARKKKARKKSGANHGKRPNS; from the coding sequence ATGGCGAAGAAGGCCCGGAAGAAGAAGGCCCGGAAGAAGAGCGGCGCGAACCACGGCAAGCGCCCCAACTCCTGA